The following coding sequences lie in one Eschrichtius robustus isolate mEscRob2 chromosome 10, mEscRob2.pri, whole genome shotgun sequence genomic window:
- the RRAGA gene encoding ras-related GTP-binding protein A — translation MPNTAMKKKVLLMGKSGSGKTSMRSIIFANYIARDTRRLGATIDVEHSHVRFLGNLVLNLWDCGGQDTFMENYFTSQRDNIFRNVEVLIYVFDVESRELEKDMHYYQSCLEAILQNSPDAKIFCLVHKMDLVQEDQRDLIFKEREEDLRRLSRPLECACFRTSIWDETLYKAWSSIVYQLIPNVQQLEMNLRNFAQIIEADEVLLFERATFLVISHYQCKEQRDVHRFEKISNIIKQFKLSCSKLAASFQSMEVRNSNFAAFIDIFTSNTYVMVVMSDPSIPSAATLINIRNARKHFEKLERVDGPKHSLLMR, via the coding sequence ATGCCAAATACAGCCATGAAGAAAAAGGTGCTGTTGATGGGGAAGAGCGGGTCGGGGAAGACCAGCATGAGGTCCATTATCTTTGCCAATTACATCGCTCGCGATACCCGGCGCCTGGGTGCCACCATTGATGTGGAGCACTCCCACGTCCGATTTCTCGGCAACCTGGTGCTGAATCTGTGGGACTGTGGCGGTCAGGACACCTTCATGGAAAATTACTTCACCAGCCAGCGAGACAACATCTTCCGTAATGTCGAGGTTCTGATTTACGTGTTCGACGTGGAGAGCCGCGAACTGGAAAAGGACATGCATTATTACCAGTCGTGTCTGGAAGCCATCCTCCAGAACTCTCCTGATGCCAAAATCTTCTGCCTGGTGCACAAAATGGATCTGGTTCAGGAGGATCAGCGTGACCTGATTTTTAAAGAGCGAGAGGAAGACCTGAGGCGTTTGTCTCGCCCGCTGGAGTGTGCCTGTTTTCGAACATCCATCTGGGATGAAACGCTCTACAAAGCCTGGTCCAGTATTGTCTATCAGCTGATTCCCAATGTTCAGCAGCTGGAGATGAACCTCAGGAATTTTGCCCAGATTATTGAGGCCGATGAAGTTCTGCTGTTCGAGAGAGCGACGTTCTTGGTCATTTCCCATTACCAGTGCAAAGAGCAGCGTGACGTCCACCGATTCGAGAAGATCAGCAACATTATTAAGCAGTTCAAGCTGAGCTGCAGTAAATTGGCCGCTTCTTTCCAGAGCATGGAAGTTAGGAATTCTAACTTCGCTGCGTTCATCGACATCTTCACATCAAACACGTACGTGATGGTGGTTATGTCAGATCCGTCGATCCCTTCTGCAGCTACTCTGATCAACATTCGCAATGCCAGGAAACACTTTGAGAAGCTGGAGAGAGTGGATGGTCCCAAGCACAGCCTTCTTATGCGTTGA